One Hallerella porci genomic window carries:
- a CDS encoding Eco47II family restriction endonuclease: protein MWNLNFISENDFKKHVVETIKKYGEKLESFNLKRFNKNIVDPIKLIFDKSVYQMSWAEIINNEIFRQRDKSNNNDIGYFHQRIFQYIKNCRVPQNGEEGGWDVIYENPNGIEIPNAGVVHTIYVEMKNKHNTMNSASAGKTFIKMQSQILDNDDCACFLVEAIAQHSQNIKWETSVDKKKVGHKLIRRVSLDQFYAMITGQKDAFYQLCMILPSVINSAVQELDNSLVPHDTVIEELRVLSEKKNFGNPDLSIAMAIYMLGFSDYEGFKNL from the coding sequence ATGTGGAATCTTAATTTTATTTCAGAAAATGACTTTAAAAAACATGTTGTCGAAACCATAAAAAAATATGGTGAGAAACTTGAATCATTTAATTTAAAGCGATTTAATAAAAATATTGTTGACCCTATCAAATTGATTTTTGACAAATCAGTTTATCAAATGTCGTGGGCTGAAATTATCAATAATGAAATTTTTAGACAACGAGATAAATCAAATAACAATGATATTGGATATTTCCATCAAAGGATTTTCCAATATATAAAAAATTGCCGAGTTCCACAAAATGGTGAAGAAGGCGGCTGGGATGTTATTTATGAAAATCCAAATGGAATTGAAATTCCAAATGCTGGCGTTGTTCACACAATTTATGTTGAAATGAAAAATAAACATAACACAATGAATTCAGCATCGGCAGGAAAAACATTTATTAAAATGCAATCTCAAATTTTAGATAATGACGATTGTGCCTGCTTTTTAGTTGAAGCGATTGCCCAACATTCACAAAATATTAAGTGGGAAACATCTGTTGATAAAAAGAAAGTTGGACACAAGCTCATTCGTAGAGTAAGTCTTGACCAATTTTATGCTATGATTACGGGGCAAAAAGACGCTTTTTATCAATTGTGCATGATATTACCTTCGGTTATAAATTCCGCAGTTCAAGAGCTCGATAATTCTCTTGTACCACACGACACTGTAATCGAAGAACTCCGAGTTTTATCAGAAAAAAAGAATTTTGGTAACCCAGATTTATCAATTGCAATGGCAATTTATATGCTTGGTTTCAGTGATTATGAGGGCTTTAAAAATTTATAA
- a CDS encoding DNA cytosine methyltransferase: protein MNKNLSANSLSLIKTTKDTHKLQKKFSCIELFAGAGGLALGIEKAGFNALGLVEFDKDASDTLKKNRPNWRVIHDDVKNISCLNLQEYFGIKRGELDLLSGGAPCQSFSYAGKRLGLEDARGTLFYHYAKFLEQLQPKMFLFENVKGLLSHDKGRTYKTILEIFETCGYKIQKQVLNAWDYGVAQKRERLITIGIRNDLIEKTHFEFPTPHKYKPVLRDILLDCPKSEGTPYSAYKKKIFEMVPPGGYWRDIPEDIAKEYMKSCWNMEGGRTGILRRLSLDEPSLTVLTSPSQKQTDRCHPLEARPFTIRENARCQSFPDNWKFCGSVGQQYKQVGNAVPVNLAYDIAKKIKETLEEL from the coding sequence ATGAATAAAAATTTATCAGCAAATTCTCTTTCGCTAATTAAAACTACGAAAGATACGCATAAATTGCAAAAAAAATTTTCCTGCATTGAGCTTTTTGCTGGCGCAGGAGGATTAGCTTTAGGAATTGAAAAAGCAGGATTTAATGCATTAGGTCTTGTTGAGTTTGATAAAGATGCATCAGACACACTAAAAAAGAACCGTCCAAATTGGAGAGTTATTCATGATGATGTAAAAAATATTTCTTGCCTTAATTTACAGGAATATTTTGGAATAAAAAGAGGTGAATTAGATTTACTTTCCGGTGGAGCACCTTGCCAAAGTTTTTCTTACGCCGGAAAACGTTTAGGCTTAGAAGATGCTCGTGGAACTCTCTTTTATCATTATGCAAAATTTTTGGAACAGTTGCAGCCTAAAATGTTTTTATTTGAAAATGTAAAAGGCTTATTAAGCCATGATAAAGGGCGCACGTATAAAACGATTCTAGAAATTTTTGAAACTTGCGGATATAAAATTCAAAAACAGGTTTTAAATGCTTGGGATTATGGTGTTGCGCAAAAGAGAGAACGTCTTATTACAATTGGAATTAGAAATGATTTGATTGAAAAGACTCATTTTGAATTTCCAACTCCACATAAGTATAAACCTGTTCTAAGAGATATTCTCTTAGATTGCCCGAAAAGTGAAGGAACACCTTATTCTGCTTATAAGAAAAAAATTTTTGAAATGGTTCCTCCTGGTGGTTATTGGCGTGATATTCCAGAAGATATTGCGAAAGAATATATGAAAAGTTGCTGGAATATGGAAGGCGGGAGAACTGGAATTTTAAGAAGATTGAGCCTTGATGAGCCTTCTTTAACGGTTTTAACTTCCCCAAGTCAAAAGCAAACAGATCGCTGCCACCCATTAGAGGCAAGACCATTTACTATTCGTGAAAATGCAAGATGCCAAAGTTTTCCTGATAATTGGAAATTTTGTGGAAGCGTAGGACAGCAATACAAACAAGTTGGGAATGCTGTACCTGTAAATTTAGCATACGACATCGCCAAAAAAATAAAAGAAACATTGGAGGAATTATAA